Within Corynebacterium jeddahense, the genomic segment ACCCAGAACACCCCGTCGCGCTGCGCCTGCAGCTTCTCGACGAGCCCTTCGGTCTCCGCTGCGATCTCCTCGGTGTCCGGGGCCCCGGCGCAGAGAATGAGCTGGATCCCCTCGTCGAAGCGCTGCGCCGCCTTGAGCAGGTGGGGTACGCCCTTCTGGCGGGTGATGCGCCCCACGAACGCGACGACGGGCCGGGATGTATCCACCCCGAGCTCGTCGGCGATGGTGCCGGCGTCCGGGTACCACTTTTCCGGGTCGATGCCGTTGAGGACGGTGTGGACTTTAGCGTCGTCGATACGCGGGTACGCCCGCAGAATCGAGTCCTTCATGCCGGAGGAGACGGCGATGACGGCGTCGGCGTACTCCATGGCGTTCTTCTCGGACCAGGAGGAGACGTTGTAGCCGCCGCCGAGCTGCTCGCGCTTCCACGGGCGATCCGGCTCGAGGGAGTGGGCGGTGACCACGTGGGGGATCTCGTGGAGCAGGCCCGCGAGGTGGCCGCCGAGGCCCGAGTACCAGGTGTGGGAGTGCACGACGTCGAGGCCGGAGGCGGCGTCGGCCATCCGGAGGCCCGTCGATAAGGTCTTGATCGCGCCGTTCGCGTCCGCGAGGGCGGGGTCGACGCCGTGGACGTAGACGCCGGCCTCGTCGCGTGGGGCGCCCATGCAGTGGACGTCGACGTCGACGATCTCCCGCATGAACCGTGTCAGCTCCGTGACGTGGACCCCGGCCCCGCCGTAGACCTCCGGCGGGTACTCGCGCGTGAACATTCCGACTTTCATGCCCGCCGAGCCTACTGACGATGCCGAATCCCTGCACGAGCCTGAAAATCACATTAGCCTTGCGCTTATGAAAAGCCAGCCTCGAGTTCTCGCCATCGTCCTGGCCGGCGGGGAGGGCAAGCGCCTTTACCCCCTCACCGCCGACCGCGCCAAGCCCGCCGTCCCGTTCGCGGGCAACTACCGCCTCATCGACTTCGTGCTGTCCAACCTCGTCAACGCCGGCTACATGCGCATCGCGGTGCTCACGCAGTACAAGTCGCACTCGCTCGACCGCCATGTGGCCACCGCGTGGAACGTCTCCGGCCCGACGCAGCAGTACATCGCCTCGGTGCCCGCGCAGCAGCGCCGCGGCAAGCGCTGGTACTCCGGCTCGGCGGACGCGATCGTGCAGTCGCTCAACCTCATCTACGACGACGCGCCGGACTACGTCCTCGTCTTCGGCGCGGACCACGTCTACCGCATGGACCCGTCGCAGATGGTGGAGGACCACATCGCCTCGGGCAAGGCGGCCACCGTCGCCGGCATCCGCGTGCCGCGTAGCGACGCGCACGCGTTCGGCTGCATCCAGTCCGACGACGACGGCACGATCACCGAGTTCCTAGAAAAACCCGCCGACCCGCCGGGCACCCCGGACGACCCGGACGTCACCTTCGCCTCCATGGGCAACTACTGCTTCTCCACGGAGGCGCTCATCCAGGCGCTGCTCGAGGACGAGCAGAACGAGGACTCCGCGCACGACATGGGCGGCGACATCATCCCGTACTTCGTGGCCGAGGGGGAGGCGAACGTCTACGACTTCTCCCGCAACCAGGTGCCGGGCGCGACGGACCGCGACCGCGGGTACTGGCGCGACGTCGGCACGATCGATTCGTTCTACGAGGCCCACATGGACCTCATCTCCGTGGATCCGGTGTTCAACCTCTACAACAAGGCATGGCCGATCCACGCGACGGAGGACGATAACCTGCCGCCGGCGAAGTTCGTCATGGGTGGCATCGCGCAGGAGTCCATCGTCGCGTCGGGCTCCATCATCTCCGGGGCGACGGTGCGCAACTCCGTGCTTTCCACCGACGTGCGCGTCGAGGAGGGGGCGACGGTGGAGGGCTCCGTGCTCATGCCGGGCGTGCGCGTGGGCAAGGGCGCGGTGGTCCGCCACGCCATCTTGGACAAGAACGTCTACGTCTCCGACGGCGAAATCATCGGCGTCGACGCCGAGCGCGACTGCGCCCGCTTCACCGTCTCGGACCACGGCGTGGTCTGCGTGGGCAAGAACGAGGTGGTCTAGGCCCGCTTCGTCACCAGCGTGAGCCCGCCGTCGAGCGGCAGGCGCGCCAGGGCAGCACCGTCGAGCGACAGCGTATCGACGAACGCGTCCGCCTCCCGCGCCGCCTCCGTCTCCCGGTCGCGGCGGGTGGTGTCCGCCACGGTGCCGTCGAGCAGCGAACCCGCCACGACGAGGGTGCCGCCGGGGGTGAGGAGGGGCCAGGCGGCGTCGATAAGCGGGCGCAGCTCGACGGGGGAGACGTCGGCGTAGACGAGCTGGTACGCGCCGGCGGCGAGGCGGCCCATGACGTCGAGGGGGCGGGAGGTGAGGAAGCGCACGCGCGTCGGCGCGAAGCCCGCGCCGCGGAACGCCTCCTTCGCGCCGGCCTGGAGCGCGGCCTCGGGCTCGATGCACGTCAGGGTGGCCTTCTCCGGCAGCCCGGCGAGCAGGTGCAGGCCGACAACGCCGGCCGCGGGGGTGACGGCGACCGCGCCCTGGGTCCCGCCCGGGGTGGCGGCGGCGAGCACGGTGAGCAGGTCGCCCACGTAGGTGCTCGGCGCGGCGACGCCGTTTTCCGCCGTGTCCTCGCGCGCGAGGCGCAGCGCGTCGGCGACCTCGTCGCTGAGGTGGTCGCCGCGCGCGGCGATGTAGGCGGACAGTTGGCTAAACGCGGTCTCACTCACGCGGGCCATCATAACCCCCGCCGAGGTACCCAGGCAGTTGCCAGCTGGTTGTCTGGAGGAATCCACGCGGGTCTGGGACAATACCCCTCATGACATTCGAGGACGCCCCCGCACCCCGCCTGACCGGCACCGCAGCCTTCGATGCCGGCGAGGGCGAGATGCCGTCGTGGGCGGAGCTCGTCCAGGAGCACGCGGACAGCGTCTACCGCCTCGCCTACCGCCTCACCGGCAACCAGCACGACGCGGAGGACCTCACGCAGGAGACGTTCATGCGCGTCTTCCGCAGCCTGAAGCACTACCAGCCGGGCACGTTCGAGGGCTGGCTGCACCGCATCACCACAAACCTCTTCCTCGACATGGTGCGCCGCCGCGCGAAGATCCGCATGGAGGCGCTGCCGGAGGACTACGAGCGCGTACCCGGCACGGACATGACGCCGGAGGAGGCGTACTCCACCGCGAACCTCGACCCGGCGCTGCAGCACGCGCTCGACGAGCTCAGCCCGGACTTCCGCGTCGCGGTCGTGCTCTGCGACGTGGTCGGCATGAGCTACGAGGAGATCGCGGAGACGCTCGGGGTGAAGATGGGCACGGTGCGCTCGCGCATCCACCGCGGGCGCGCCCAGCTGCGGGAGTCCCTCGAGGCGCAAGCGCGTATCGACGCCTCCGCCAAGGAACTCATCCGCGCCTTCTAGGGGAGCGTGCCGGGATGCACAAGCGCGAGTTCAACTCGACCGACCACCTCAACCCCGAGGCCGTCGCCGCCTACGTGGACGGGGAGCTCACAGCCGGGGCGTACCGGCGCGCCACGAAGCACTTGGACGACTGCGAGGAGTGCCTCGCCGAGGTCGCCGCGCAGCGCCGCGCCGCAGACCGGCTGCGGGTCGCCGACGACTCGCAGGTGCACGCGCCGGCCTCGCTCGTGGAGCGCCTGGCGAGCCTGCACGCTGAGGATGCCCGCGACGACCCAGGCGCAACGGGGGCCAAGGACGGCCGGGGCGGGATCGCCGCGGTGCTGGGCCGGATCGCCCGCCACGGCACGTCGGGCCGCGAGTAAGGTGACGTAGGTGTTTTCCAACATCGGCTGGGGCGAGATCTTCTTCATCCTCATCATCGGCCTCATCGTGATCGGGCCGGAGCGCCTGCCCGGCGTCGTCGAGGACGTGCGCGCGGCGATCTACGCGGCGAAAAAGGCGATCAACAACGCGAAGGCCGAGCTCAACGGGGAGTTCGAGGAATTCGAGGAGTTCAAAAAGCCCATCGACACCGTCACCCAGTACGCGGCGATGGGCCCGAAGCGGGCGATGGCGAAGATGCTGTTCGACGAGGAAACCCCCGCGGAGACCGACAGGCCCAGTAACCAGCCCAAGCAGCAGGCCCCCGCGCCGCGTCAGGCGGAGCGTGAGGTGGCGGACCGGAGGCCGTCGCAAAGCAAGGGCTTCTCCTGGGAGGACATCACTTAACGCGGGGATTGAGGCTCTTGCCCGCGAGCGAATCGCGGCGCACCTTGAGCTGGTCCGCGACGGCGAGGATGGCGCGGGCGGCGGGGGAGTCGGGCTCAGCGATGACGACGGGGGTGCCGTCGTCGCCGTGCTCGCGCAGCTGCGGGTCGAGCGGAATGGAGCCGAGCAGCTTCACGTCGGAGTCGGTGAGCTGCGTGAGGCGCTCGGCCACCTGCTCGCCGCCGCCCTCGCCGAAGATGTTGAGCACGGTGCCGTCGGGAAGCGTCATGCCCGCCATGTTCTCGATGACGCCGGCGATCTTTTGATCCGTCTGCTGGGCGATGGTGCCGGCGCGCTCGGCGACCTCGGCTGCGGCGGCCTGCGGGGTGGTCACGATGATGAGCTCCGCGTTGGGCACGAGCTGCGCCACCGTGATGGCCACGTCGCCGGTCCCGGGCGGCAGGTCCATGAACAGCACGTCGAGGTCGCCCCAGTACACGTCGGCGAGGAACTGCTGGATCGCGCGGGTGAGCATCGGCCCGCGCCATACGATCGGCGCGTTGCCCTCGACGAACTGGCCGACGGAGATGTGGCGCACCCCGTGGGCGATCGGCGGCATGATCATGTCGTCAACGACGGTGGGGCCCTTGTCGTCGGAACCCATGAGCCCCGGCACCGAGTGGCCGTAGATGTCCGCGTCGACGATGCCGACGGTGAGCCCCTGGGCGGCGAGCGCCGTGGCCAGGTTCACCGTCATCGAGGACTTGCCCACGCCGCCCTTGCCGGAGGCGACGGCGTAGATGCGCGTGCGCGTGTCCGGGTCGGCGAAGGGGATGACGGGTCCGGTCTGCTCGCCGCGCAGCTTCTGCGACAGGGCCCGGCGCTGCTCGTCGCTCATCGCGTGCATGGTGACGCTCACCCGCCCCGCGCCGTCGAGCTCCTCGAGCACCGCGCGGGCGTTCGACTCGATGGTCTCGCGCATCGGGCAGCCGGCGATGGTGAGGTAGATACCCACCGCGACGTCGCTGCCGTCGATCGCGACCGATTCAACCATGTCGAGCTCGGTGATCGGCTTGCCAATTTCCGGGTCTTCCACGCGCGCCAGGGCCGCGTAGACGTCCGCTTCGGTGATCTGTTGTTCAGTAGCCATCTCGTCGAGCAGTATAACGGCGTCCGCGCGTTGACCCGATACACTGGGCGGCATGACTCATCCCTTTAACAACCCCGCCGGCCAGGCGCCGGTGGGCCAGGTGCCGACGGGCTGGCCGGTCGGCAGCTTCAAGACGTACGCGGAGGCGCAGCACGCCGTCGACGCGCTTTCGGACCAACAGTTCCCGGTGGAGAAGCTCTCCATCGTCGGCGTGGATCTCATGCAGGTGGAGAACATCACCGGCCGCCTGACGTGGGGCAAGGTCCTGGGCACCGGCGCGCTGTCGGGCCTGTGGATGGGCCTGTTCCTCGGCCTCATCATGGCCATGTTCGCCGAGCCGGGCACCGTGTGGGCGATGTTCTTCTGGACGCTTATCATGGGCGCCCTGTTCGGCCTCATCTTCGCCGCCGTGGCGTACGCGTTCACGGGCGGCAAGCGCGACTTCTCCTCGGCCACCACGATCGTCGCCGGGCGCTACGACGTCCTCTGCGAGCCCGACGCCGCACCGCAGGCGCGCGACCTCATCGCCGCTACCGGCGCGCCGGTGCAGCCGCGTAACGACGCCTAACGGCCCCAATGCGCCAACAAACCACAGTCCGCACACCCCGCCGCGTGGCGGCGCTGCTCGCCGTGCCCGCGGTTCTCGCCGGCGCGGCCGGGCTGACCGGCTGCGCGTCGCAGGACGGCGTCTACGCCCACGCCGCCACCGGCAAGGACGCGGTGGCGATCGGCGTTGATGCCACCTCGCCGGAGCAGGTCGTGCTCGGCGAGATCTACAGCCGCGTGCTTCAACAGTTGGGCCGCCCGACGAGCGTGACGGCGCTGGACAACGGCGTGAACGCCGGCGCCGACGCGCTGCCGGTGCTGCAGGAGACGCAGGTCGACTTCGTCGTCGCATGCACCGGCACGCTCGTCGAGGCGAACGACCCGGCCGCGGCCGCGGCGCTGCGCAAGGAGCACGACGCCGACCCCGACGACGCGGGCTTCAGCGACCGCGTCTACGACGCCGCGGTGGCCACCCTGCCCGGCAACGTGCAGACGGTGGACCCCTCGCCCTCGCAGGGCTGCGGGGCGGGGGATCTGCCGAACAACGTCATCCCGGTCTTCCGCAAGGGCGTGTTCGATCGCACCGAGGTCAACCGCCTCAACTTCATCACCCGCGTGCTGGCCAGCAGCGCGCTGGAGAAGATGACGAAGGAGTACACCGCGGGCGGGGAGCTCACCGACGTGCTCGCCGCATGGATGATCGAGTACGCCCACATCGACGTCCACGCCGGCGAGCTCGCGGACCCCGCGGGCGCGGCGGACCCGGATTCCGCCACGGGCGGCTCCGGTAAGTAGGCAACGCAAAGGGCCCCGGGGAGGAGGTGATCCTCCTTCCCGGGGCCCTCCGCTGTGGCGTTACTTGGCGAAGGCTTCGTCGAGAAGCTGCTGCTCCTCAAGCTGGTGCACCTTGGACACGCCGGTCGCGGTGGTGGACTGCGCGCGGCGGGACACGCGGACCATCTCCGGCATGTCCGGGATCAGGTTGCGCAGGTGCTCGTTGTAGAACGGCCACGCGCCCTGGTTTGCCGGCTCCTCCTGGACCCAGCGGATCTGCTTGGCGTTCGGGTAGTTCTTGAACGCGTCGGCGAGGCGGTTGAACGGGATCGGGTGGAGCATCTCCACGCGGATGATGGCGACGTCGTCGCGGCCGTCCTTCTCGCGCTTCTTGTCCAGCTCCCAGTACACCTTGCCGGAGCACAGCAGGATCGTCTTCACCTTGTCGGTGTCGCCGACCTTCGTGTTGCCGGGCTCGACGAAGTTCGGGTCGTCGATGACGGACTGGAACTTGTCCACCTCGATGAAGTCCGCCGGCTGGGAGACGGCGGCCTTGTTACGCAGCATCGACTTCGGCGTGAACACGACCAGCGGGCGCTTCATCTCGCCGAGCGCCTGGCGGCGCAGCAGGTGGAAGTGGTTTGCCGGGGTGGACGGCTGGGCGATGGTCATCGAACCCTCGGCCACGAGCTGCAGGTAGCGCTCGATGCGGGCGGAGGAGTGGTCCGGGCCCTGGCCCTCGTAGCCGTGCGGCAGCAGGGAGATGAGCGAGGACATCTCGCCCCACTTTGTCTCGGCGGCGGAGAGGTACTCGTCGATGATGGTCTGGGCGCCGTTGGCGAAGTCGCCGAACTGCGCCTCCCACGCGACGATGGCGTCCTTGTTGCCCAGCGTGTAGCCGTACTCGAAGCCCATGCCCGCGTACTCGGTGAGCGCCGAGTTCCACACCTGGAAGCGGCCGTCGCCGTGCTCCTGCGCGTTGTGGTCGAGGGGGTTGTACGCCTCGCCGTTGTCCGGGTTGTAAAGCACCGCGTGGCGCTGCGTGAACGTGCCGCGCTGGGAGTCCTCGCCGGCGAGGCGGACGAACTTGCCCTGCTCCGCCAGGGAGCCAAAGGCGAGCAGCTCGCCCCAGCCCCAGTCGATGTCGCCCTCCTCGAGCGAGCCGCCGCGCTTCTTCAGCACGGACTTCAGGCGCTTGTTCGGCGTGAAGTCGTCCGGCAGGTTCGCGTACGCCTCGGCGAGGCGCTTGAACTGCTTCTCGGAGATGGAGGTGTCCAGCCCGCGGGTGAGCTTCTGGGAGTCGGTGATGCCGGTCTGCTCGCTCGGCTTGCCCTCGCCGGACTTGACGTCGGAGAAGACCGCGTCGAGCTGGTCGTGGAAGTCCTGCGCGGCCTTCTCGGCGTCCTCCTGGGTGATGTCGCCGCGGCCGATGAGGTCCTTCGTGTAGCGGGTGCGCACGGAGGGGTGGGACTCGATGCGCTCGTACATGATCGGCTGGGTCACCGTCGGGTCGTCGGCCTCGTTGTGGCCGCGGAGGCGGTAGCAGATGAGGTCGATGAAGACGTCCTTGCCAAACTCGCGGCGGTACTCCACGGCGAGCTGGGCCACCCACGCGGCGGCCTCCGGGTCGTCGCCGTTGACGTGGAACACCGGGCAGTCGAAGCCCTTGGCCAGGTCGGTGGCGTAGAAGGAGGAGCGGCCGGAGTCCGGGGTGGTGGTGAAGCCGATCTGGTTGTTCACCACGATGTGGACGGTGCCGCCGACGCTGTAGGCCGGCAGCTTCGACAGGTTGAGGGTCTCCTGCACCACGCCGAGGCCGGCGAACGAGGCGTCGCCGTGCAGCATGAGCGGCATGACCGGGTGGTCCTCGCGGCCCTTGGTGGCCTGGACGAGATCCGCCTTCGCGCGCGCCATGCCGACGAGGACCGGGTCGACGGTCTCGAGGTGGGACGGGTTCGCCGCGAGGGAGACCTTGATCTCGCCGTCGCCGAACATCTGGATGTGCTCGCCCTCGAAGCCGAGGTGGTACTTCACGTCGCCGGAGCCGCCTTGCTGCGCGGCGCGCATGTTGCCCTCGAACTCGGAGAAGATCGTGGCCACCGGCTTGCCCACAATGTTGAACAGCACGTTGAGGCGGCCGCGGTGCGGCATGCCTATAACGACCTCTTCGAGGCCCTGGCCGGCCGCGGTGTCGATCGCGGCGTCCATGAGCGGGATGAGCGTCTCGGCGCCCTCGAGGGAGAAGCGCTTCTGGCCGAGGTACTTCGTCTGCAGGAAGTTCTCAAAGGCCTCAGCAGCGTTGAGCTTCTGCAGGATGTACTTCTGCTCCGCGCCCGTCGGCTTCGGCATGCCGGCCTCGACGCGGTCGCGCAGCCACTCGCGCTCGTCGCGGTCCATGATGTGCGCGTACTCGGTGCCCACGTGGAGGGTGTAGGCGGCGCGCAGGCGGGACATGACCTCGCGCAGGGTCATCTGCTCCTTGCCGCCGAAGCCACCGACGTGGAAGGTGCGGTCGAGGTCCCAGAGGGTCAGGCCGTGGGTCTCCATGAGCAGGTCGCGCGAGTCCGGCTTCGGCAGGCCCGGCTGGTGCCAGTGCAGCGGGTTCGTGTCCGCGATGAGGTGGCCGCGGGAGCGGTACGCCTCGATGAGCTGCATGACGCGGGTGTCTTTGTTGATGCCGGTGTTCGGCACGTCCTGGGCCCAGCGCAGCGGGGAGTAGGGGATGGCCAGGGAGGTGAAGATGTCGTCCCAGAACTTGTCGTCGATGAGCAGCTGCGAGATGTCGCGCAGGAACTCGCCGGACTCCGCGCCCTGGATGACGCGGTGGTCGTACGTGGAGGTGAGCGTGACGAGCTTGCCCACGCCCAGCTCGGCGAGGCGGTCCTCGGACGCGCCGGCGAACTCCGCCGGGTAGTCCATGGCGCCGACGCCGACGATGGTGCCCTGGCCCTTCGTCAGGCGCGGGATGGAGTGGCGGGTGCCGATGCCGCCCGGGTTGGTGAGCTGGATGGTCACGCCCGAGAAGTCGTCCATCGTGAGCTTGCCGTCGCGGGCGCGGTTGACGATGTCCTCGTACGCCTCGACGAACTCGGAGAAGCTCTTCGTCTCGCACTCCTTGATGGCGGCGACGACGAGCGAGCGCGAGCCGTCCTTGCCCGGCAGGTCGATGGCCAGGCCGAGGTTGATGTGCTCCGGCTGGACGGCGAAGGACTTGTTGCCGTCCTCCTTGTAGTTCTTGTTCATGTCCGGGTGCAGGCGGGTGGCCTGCACGATCGCGTAACCCAGGATGTGGGTGAACGACACCTTGCCGCCGCGGGTGCGCTTGAGGTGGTCGTTGATCAGCGCGCGGTTTTCGAACATGAGCTTGACCGGCATGTCGCGCACGGTCGTCGCCGTCGGCACCTCGAGCGACTCGTTCATGTTCTTCGCAATGGCCTTAAACGCGCCCTTGAGCTGGTACTCGCCCGGCTCCGCCTCGACGGAGGCGATGTTGTCCAGCGGCGAGGTCTTCGCCGGGGCGGTCGAGCGCGCGGGCTTGGCGGCGGCCTTCGAGGCGGCCTCGTCGACCTTTGTCTCGCGGCCGTCCTGGCTCGGCGCGCCGGTGGTGCGGGCAACCTTCGGGTCGGTCTTGGGCTGGCTCGAGCCCGGCTCGGAAGGGGTGACGGTGGGTGTGCCCTTCGCAGTCTTCGGGGCGCCCTTCTCGTCGAACAGCTTGCGCCACTCGGCATCCACAGAGTCGGGGTCCTCCTTGTACTGCTGGAACATCTCGTCAACCAGCCAGCTGTTCTGGCCGAACGTGTTTTCGCTGCTCACGGCAGGTTCTCGCCTTCCTTCTTCGTTGTTTCGCGGAACGTTTCTTTGACTGTAATCGTCCGCGCTGGTAGTGCGCGAACTTGGGTTGTTCGCGTCCACGCCATCCCCCCGATTCACCCCCGTTAGCGGTTAACGGCCCACATATGGGCGTACCTTCCGCCGGCGGCGAGGAGGGACTCGTGGCAGCCGTCCTCAATGATACGTCCTCGGTCGATGACGAGGATTCGGTCGGCCCGCGCCGCCGTGGCCAGGCGGTGGGCCACCACTATCGACGTCCGCCCGGCCGCCGCCCGCTCTGAGGCGTCGAGCACGGCCCGCTCGGTGGCGGGGTCGAGGGTGGCCGTCGCTTCGTCGAGCAGCAGCACGCTCGGGTTGAGCATCTCCGCGCGGGCGAGCGCGATGATCTGGCGCTGCCCGGAGCTAAGGCCGCGGCCGCGCTCGCCGACGCGGGCGTTGAAGCCGCCGGGGATGGTCGCGATGACGCCGAGGGCCCCGATGCGCGCCACGGCCGTCTCGATCTCCGCGTCGGAGGCGCCGGGCACGCCGTACGCGATGTTGTCGGCGACGGTGCCGGGGAAGAGGTAGGACTCCTGCGGCACCTGCGCGAGCGCGCGGCGCCACGCGGGCAGCGGGAACTCGGCGATGTTCGTGCCCGAGGCGCGCACCGTGCCCGCGGTCGGGTCGTAGAAGCGGGCGAGCAGCTTCACGACGGTCGACTTGCCCGCCCCCGTCGGGCCGACGAGCGCGACGGCCGTGCCCGGCGCGATGGCGAGGTCCATGCCGTCGACGACGGGCTGGTCGGGGGTGTAGCCGAAGGAGACGTCGTCAAGCGAAAGCTCCCCGGCGGCCGCCTCGCGCGCGCCCGGCCGGGTGCCGGTGTCGGGGACGGTGGTGGTCTCGTTGAGCAGCTCGCGGATGCGGTCGAAGCTGACGGTGGCCTGCTGCCAGGAGTCGAAGATCTGGCCGAGCTGCTGGATCGGGCCGTAGAGCTGGCCGAGGTACATCGTGAACGCGACGAGCACGCCGACGGAGAGCGTGCCGTCCGCGACGCGGCCCGCGCCGACGCCGACGATCGCGGCCGTCATCGCCTGGGAGACGAATTGCATGCCGGGGAAGTACAGGCCGACGAGCCGCACGGAGCGCATGCGCAGGCGGCGGTACTCGTCGCTCACGGCGGCGAAGCGGGACTCGAAGTGGCCCTCGGCGCGGTGCGTCTGCGTGATACGGATGCCGCCGATGAGCTCGGCGAACTCCCCGTTGACCGCGGAGATCTGGGCGCGGGCCTGGGCGTAGTAGCGCTTGGAGAAGTGCCGGAACGCCCACGTCGCCGCGACGATGACGGGCACCGCCGCGAGCGCGACGAGGGTGAGCTCGCCGTCGGTAGCCACGAGCATGACCGTCACGCCGGCAAGCGAACCGACGGCGACGATCGCCTGCGCGAGCCCGGTCTGCAGGAAGCTAGAGAGGGTGTCGATGTCGGTGGTCATGCGCGTCATGATCTTGCCGGACAGGCGCGACTCGAAGTAGCTCAGGCCGAGCTGCTGCAGGTGCGCGTAGCTGCGCAGCCGCAGGCCGTAGAGGAGGCGCTCGCCGGAGCGCGAGGACAGGACGGTCATCGCGGCCGACGACGCCCACGCGACGAGGACCACGCCGAGCGCGATGAGCCCGGTGCGCACGAGGCTCGCGCGGTCGGCGGGCGCGATGCCGCGGTCGACGGCGGCGCGCACGAGCGTGGGGAAGGCGAGGTCCGCGACGACGCCGACGATGAGCAGCGCGACCGTGCCGGCGATGAGCCAGCGCACCGCCCGGAACAAATCGCGCACGCGGAACTCGCTCGAGGGGGTGCGAAGCCGCGCGAGCGTGGCCGCGTCGAGCCCCGGTTCCTCGCGCGCTTCTGGCAGCCGCTCCACCCGCGCGAGGAGCTCGGGGGTGGCGTTGACGGTGGAGGCGCGGCCCGAGGTGGGCACGATGACGCGCTCGCGCTCCGGCTCGGCGACGCTCGGCCACAGCTCGCCGGCCGCCGGCGCGGGCAGCGCCGCGGGCTCGTCGGGCGACATGAGCGCGCGGTACTCGGCGCGCTCCACGACCTCGGCGGTGGGCCCTTGCGTGACGACGCGACCTCCGGCCACCACCGCGACCCGGTCCGCGTGGTCGACCGTGGACTGCCGGTGCGCGACGGTGAGCACCGCCACGTCGCCGAGGGCGTCGCGCAGGTTGGCCAGGATGCGGGCCTCGGTGACGGCGTCGATGGCGCTGGTCGCGTCGTCAAGCACGAGCACCTCGGGCGAGGCCATGAGCGCGCGGGCGAGCGCGATGCGCTGTCGCTGCCCGCCGGAGAGCGTGAGCCCGCGCTCGCCGACCTGGGTGTCGTAGCCGTCGGGGAGGCGCTCGATGAACTCGTCCGCGCAGGCGAGGCGCGCCGCCTCACGCACCGCGGCGTCGAGCTCGGCGGGCGGCAGGGCGGCGCCCATCGCGATGTTGTCGCGCACGGAGGAGGAGAAGAGGAACGCGTCGTCGAAGACGCACACGACGTGCGGGCGGAGGGCGTGGGGGTCGCTGGCGCCGTCGAGAAGCGAGACGCTCCCGGAATCCGGCTGGTAGAAGCCCCCAGCGAGCTGGACAGCCATGGTCTTGCCCGCGCCGGGCGCCCCGACGAGCGCGACCGTCTCGCCGGGGCGGACGTTGAGCGTGAAGCCGTCGAGGACCTGGTGGCCGCCGGTGGCGAAGCGGACGTCGTCGAAGCGCAGGCCGGCGGGGTTGGCGGGCTCGGGTTCGCGGGCCGGCTCTCGGTCTGGCGCTCGGTCTGGCGCTCGGTCTGGCTCTGGGGCGAGCGCGAGCACCTCGTCGAGCCGGTCGAACGAGCTCATGCCCATCTGCAGCCGCACGTACTGGTTGGTGAGCATCGCCATCGTCGACGTCATCGAGGTGAGGTACGCCGTGAACGCGACGAACTGGCCTATGGAGATGCGCCCGTCGATGGCGAGGATGCCGCCGGCGACGATGGTGACCACGAGCGCGACCTTCGGCAGCTGCGAGAGCACCGGCTGGAAGCGGGCGGTGAGCTTCGCGGCGCGCATCTTCACCGCGTAGAGGCGGCGCCCGAGCTCGTCGAGGCGGTCGATCTCGCGAGCCTCCTGGCCGAACGCCTTGACCACCCGGACGCCGGAGACGGTCTGCTCGACGTGCTCGGCGAGCTCCGCGGTGGCGTGCTGGTTCACCCATGTGGCGGCGTAGAGCGTCTTTCGCGAGCGGTTCGCCTCGATGAGGATGAGCGGCAGCAGCGCGAGCGACATGGCGGTGAGCGAGACGTCCATGCGCAGCATGACCACGAGCGTCGCCGCGAGCTGCACGACGCGGGTGCACAGCATGGGCAAATTCGCCAGTACCATGTGGTACTGGTTCAGGTCCGAGATCGAGCGCGAGACGATCTGGCCGGTGACGATCGTGTCCTGCCCAGGCCCGTCGAGCCGGTGCAGCGTGCGCAGGATCTCGGTGCGAAGCCAGTGCTGCGAGGTGGTGG encodes:
- a CDS encoding anti-sigma factor family protein; amino-acid sequence: MHKREFNSTDHLNPEAVAAYVDGELTAGAYRRATKHLDDCEECLAEVAAQRRAADRLRVADDSQVHAPASLVERLASLHAEDARDDPGATGAKDGRGGIAAVLGRIARHGTSGRE
- a CDS encoding O-methyltransferase; this translates as MSETAFSQLSAYIAARGDHLSDEVADALRLAREDTAENGVAAPSTYVGDLLTVLAAATPGGTQGAVAVTPAAGVVGLHLLAGLPEKATLTCIEPEAALQAGAKEAFRGAGFAPTRVRFLTSRPLDVMGRLAAGAYQLVYADVSPVELRPLIDAAWPLLTPGGTLVVAGSLLDGTVADTTRRDRETEAAREADAFVDTLSLDGAALARLPLDGGLTLVTKRA
- the tatB gene encoding Sec-independent protein translocase protein TatB gives rise to the protein MFSNIGWGEIFFILIIGLIVIGPERLPGVVEDVRAAIYAAKKAINNAKAELNGEFEEFEEFKKPIDTVTQYAAMGPKRAMAKMLFDEETPAETDRPSNQPKQQAPAPRQAEREVADRRPSQSKGFSWEDIT
- the glgC gene encoding glucose-1-phosphate adenylyltransferase is translated as MKSQPRVLAIVLAGGEGKRLYPLTADRAKPAVPFAGNYRLIDFVLSNLVNAGYMRIAVLTQYKSHSLDRHVATAWNVSGPTQQYIASVPAQQRRGKRWYSGSADAIVQSLNLIYDDAPDYVLVFGADHVYRMDPSQMVEDHIASGKAATVAGIRVPRSDAHAFGCIQSDDDGTITEFLEKPADPPGTPDDPDVTFASMGNYCFSTEALIQALLEDEQNEDSAHDMGGDIIPYFVAEGEANVYDFSRNQVPGATDRDRGYWRDVGTIDSFYEAHMDLISVDPVFNLYNKAWPIHATEDDNLPPAKFVMGGIAQESIVASGSIISGATVRNSVLSTDVRVEEGATVEGSVLMPGVRVGKGAVVRHAILDKNVYVSDGEIIGVDAERDCARFTVSDHGVVCVGKNEVV
- the glgA gene encoding glycogen synthase translates to MKVGMFTREYPPEVYGGAGVHVTELTRFMREIVDVDVHCMGAPRDEAGVYVHGVDPALADANGAIKTLSTGLRMADAASGLDVVHSHTWYSGLGGHLAGLLHEIPHVVTAHSLEPDRPWKREQLGGGYNVSSWSEKNAMEYADAVIAVSSGMKDSILRAYPRIDDAKVHTVLNGIDPEKWYPDAGTIADELGVDTSRPVVAFVGRITRQKGVPHLLKAAQRFDEGIQLILCAGAPDTEEIAAETEGLVEKLQAQRDGVFWVKDMLPPERIRQVYSVADVFVCPSIYEPLGIVNLEAMACGTAVVASRVGGIPEVVVDGETGVLVDYDAADAEGFERRLAEAVNAVAGDRERAAAMGAAGLERAKSEFSWRTIAQQTVDIYKGLI
- the sigE gene encoding RNA polymerase sigma factor SigE, encoding MTFEDAPAPRLTGTAAFDAGEGEMPSWAELVQEHADSVYRLAYRLTGNQHDAEDLTQETFMRVFRSLKHYQPGTFEGWLHRITTNLFLDMVRRRAKIRMEALPEDYERVPGTDMTPEEAYSTANLDPALQHALDELSPDFRVAVVLCDVVGMSYEEIAETLGVKMGTVRSRIHRGRAQLRESLEAQARIDASAKELIRAF